A region from the Rosa rugosa chromosome 6, drRosRugo1.1, whole genome shotgun sequence genome encodes:
- the LOC133718033 gene encoding GTP-binding protein SAR1A-like, whose amino-acid sequence MLHMLKDERLVQHQPTQYPTSEELSIGKIKFKAFDLGGHQIAHRVWKDYYAKVDVMVYPVDAYDGFKWLSQYITANWLFKVLSSALCS is encoded by the exons ATGCTTCACATGCTCAAAGATGAG AGGCTGGTGCAGCATCAACCTACGCAATATCCCACATCCGAGGAGTTGAGTATTGGCAAAATCAAGTTCAAAGCCTTTGATTTGGGAGGTCATCAGATTGCTCACAGGGTCTGGAAGGATTACTACGCAAAGGTAGATGTTATGGTGTACCCTGTGGATGCCTACGATGGTTTTAAGTGGCTCTCTCAATACATTACTGCGAATTGGTTGTTCAAAGTTCTGAGCAGTGCCTTGTGTAGTTAG